A genomic stretch from Microbacterium proteolyticum includes:
- a CDS encoding Fe-S cluster assembly protein HesB: MLTLTEEATTAVKTITAQLPDAAEGGVRIEGAGSPESPFGLSVVDAPESGDAVVENAGARVYLDTDAAAVLDDRVLDAQIDPEQGSVQFAVTGAA, translated from the coding sequence ATGTTGACGCTCACCGAAGAGGCCACGACCGCCGTCAAGACCATCACCGCGCAGTTGCCGGATGCCGCCGAGGGCGGCGTGCGGATCGAAGGCGCAGGCTCCCCGGAGTCGCCATTCGGGCTGTCCGTCGTCGACGCCCCCGAGTCCGGCGACGCCGTCGTCGAGAACGCCGGAGCGCGTGTCTATCTCGACACCGACGCCGCCGCGGTCCTCGACGACCGCGTGCTCGATGCGCAGATCGACCCCGAGCAGGGATCGGTGCAGTTCGCGGTGACCGGCGCCGCCTGA
- a CDS encoding helix-turn-helix transcriptional regulator yields MGAPSALRDDAGLVSHAVAELARRTHFPVAFGGLEHEGAVHVTTIVGARTRSIDGLVVHATRGLGGRALVERRPRMTLDYRTSRSITHDYDRAILGEGIATLFAVPVLVGGTARGVLYCGSWAQSPVGEVHARPAFDVAGELGTELRVRAEVERRLAGSPAPEGGLGAGAREEIRESYAQLRSIAATVGDDDVRRRLEDIEARLAALTGDVPTPAIDADLHLSRREIDVLACAAVGSTNGEIAASLGLRETTVKSYLASAMSKLDASTRHAAVTRARRAGLLP; encoded by the coding sequence GTGGGAGCACCATCGGCTCTTCGAGACGACGCGGGCCTGGTCTCGCATGCGGTGGCCGAACTGGCCCGGCGCACGCACTTCCCCGTCGCCTTCGGCGGCCTCGAGCACGAGGGCGCCGTGCACGTCACCACGATCGTCGGCGCGCGCACGCGCAGCATCGACGGTCTGGTCGTGCACGCCACGCGCGGTCTCGGTGGCCGTGCACTCGTCGAACGGCGCCCGAGGATGACGCTGGACTACCGCACCTCGCGCTCCATCACCCACGATTACGACCGCGCCATCCTCGGTGAAGGGATCGCCACGCTGTTCGCGGTGCCCGTCCTCGTCGGAGGGACGGCGCGCGGTGTGCTCTATTGCGGGTCGTGGGCGCAGTCGCCCGTCGGCGAGGTGCACGCGCGCCCGGCGTTCGACGTCGCCGGAGAGCTGGGCACCGAACTGCGCGTGCGCGCGGAGGTGGAGCGGCGATTGGCCGGCTCCCCCGCTCCGGAGGGCGGTCTCGGCGCCGGAGCACGAGAGGAGATCCGCGAGAGCTACGCGCAGCTGCGCAGCATCGCGGCCACCGTCGGCGATGACGATGTGCGCCGCCGTCTCGAAGACATCGAGGCGCGCCTCGCGGCCCTCACCGGCGATGTGCCGACCCCGGCCATCGACGCCGACCTGCACCTGTCGCGACGGGAGATCGATGTGCTGGCGTGCGCGGCCGTGGGCTCCACGAACGGCGAGATCGCGGCATCCCTGGGGCTGCGCGAGACCACGGTGAAGTCGTACCTCGCCTCGGCGATGTCGAAGCTCGACGCCTCCACCCGTCACGCTGCCGTCACCCGCGCGCGCCGCGCGGGCCTGCTTCCCTGA
- a CDS encoding peroxiredoxin-like family protein: protein MSAPSIAQQIDDFNTGFEAQIGDRLAGVFGGEQADLRGAGVPDGALGVGASAPDAALLAVDGSETSFSDARDGKAAVVVFYRGAWCPYCNITLRAYQEKLVPALHERGATLIAVSPQTPDGSSQSVTNGSLDFTVLSDPGNRLADQFGIVTEPSAAARAAHTELGFDVADSNADESARIPFPSVYVIDEAGVVRFADVHVDYTTRTEPEEIIAALERIRGE, encoded by the coding sequence ATGTCCGCACCGTCCATCGCTCAGCAGATCGACGACTTCAACACCGGCTTCGAGGCCCAGATCGGCGACCGCCTCGCGGGAGTCTTCGGAGGCGAGCAGGCCGACCTCCGCGGCGCCGGCGTTCCGGACGGCGCGCTCGGGGTGGGCGCCTCGGCCCCGGATGCCGCGCTTCTCGCGGTCGACGGGAGCGAGACGTCGTTCTCCGACGCGCGGGACGGGAAGGCAGCCGTGGTCGTGTTCTACCGCGGTGCCTGGTGCCCGTACTGCAACATCACCCTGCGCGCGTATCAGGAGAAGCTCGTGCCCGCGCTTCACGAACGAGGGGCGACGCTGATCGCCGTTTCCCCGCAGACTCCCGACGGGTCGTCGCAGAGTGTGACGAACGGCTCGCTGGACTTCACGGTGCTGTCCGATCCCGGGAACCGCCTCGCGGACCAGTTCGGGATCGTGACCGAGCCCAGCGCCGCCGCGCGAGCAGCCCACACCGAGCTCGGCTTCGACGTCGCCGACAGCAACGCGGACGAGAGCGCGCGCATCCCCTTCCCGTCGGTGTACGTCATCGACGAGGCCGGTGTCGTGCGCTTCGCCGACGTCCACGTCGACTACACCACCCGTACCGAGCCGGAGGAGATCATCGCCGCGCTCGAGCGGATCCGCGGCGAGTAA
- a CDS encoding NRDE family protein, with the protein MCTVVIHVPEGAGQPVRLLAVRDEERDRPWRGLGPWWPERGGILGVRDDRAGGAWLAVDPAAGRLAVLLNREDLSGRSDDEVVSRGSISLDAVGAGIPDRPRTRGFNLVEVDADGAHLVEWDGLQARRTRIPPGIHMVAHHAVDDPATARIARWLEAFRAAGLGPGEDWWMPWLDVVARATSDPSASVLRRDEHDGHVLESLLLCAATVGPEGVDVRQATPVSPGRWDDGIVAGLRRGIPSASARREARADGPTADREAAAQ; encoded by the coding sequence ATGTGCACGGTCGTGATCCACGTCCCGGAGGGCGCGGGCCAGCCGGTGCGGCTGCTCGCCGTCCGCGATGAGGAGCGCGACCGCCCGTGGCGCGGCCTCGGGCCGTGGTGGCCGGAGCGCGGCGGTATCCTGGGCGTTCGTGATGATCGCGCGGGCGGCGCCTGGCTCGCCGTCGACCCCGCCGCGGGGCGGCTGGCCGTGCTGCTGAACCGGGAGGATCTGTCCGGCCGCTCCGATGACGAGGTCGTCAGCCGCGGCAGCATCTCGCTCGATGCGGTGGGCGCCGGCATCCCGGATCGTCCCCGCACGCGCGGATTCAATCTGGTCGAGGTGGATGCCGACGGAGCCCACCTCGTGGAGTGGGACGGCCTCCAGGCTCGGCGCACCAGAATCCCGCCGGGCATCCATATGGTCGCCCACCACGCGGTCGACGACCCGGCCACTGCGCGCATCGCTCGATGGCTCGAAGCCTTCCGGGCGGCGGGCCTCGGCCCCGGCGAGGACTGGTGGATGCCGTGGCTCGACGTCGTCGCGCGGGCGACGAGCGATCCGTCGGCGTCGGTGCTGCGTCGCGACGAGCACGACGGGCACGTGCTCGAGTCGCTGCTGCTGTGCGCCGCCACCGTGGGGCCGGAGGGCGTCGACGTGCGTCAGGCCACGCCGGTCTCGCCGGGTCGCTGGGACGACGGGATCGTCGCGGGACTGCGTCGCGGCATCCCTTCCGCGAGCGCCCGCCGGGAGGCGCGCGCCGACGGGCCGACAGCCGACCGCGAGGCCGCAGCGCAGTAG
- a CDS encoding DUF485 domain-containing protein, which produces MTDRRIDDAHTGGIDYIAVEESAPFQELKRRQRSFVFPLAAAFLVWYFVYVLLSSFAPGFMAQPVSGAITVGLLFGLGQFVTTFAITMGYVAYANRRLDPGAEQLRAELEQADGGRR; this is translated from the coding sequence ATGACGGATCGTCGCATCGACGACGCCCACACGGGCGGAATCGATTACATCGCGGTCGAGGAGTCCGCCCCGTTCCAGGAGTTGAAGCGGCGCCAGCGCAGCTTCGTCTTCCCCCTGGCCGCGGCGTTCCTCGTCTGGTACTTCGTCTACGTTCTGCTGTCGTCGTTCGCGCCCGGGTTCATGGCCCAGCCGGTGTCGGGGGCGATCACCGTCGGGCTGCTGTTCGGGCTCGGGCAGTTCGTCACCACGTTCGCCATCACCATGGGCTACGTCGCGTACGCCAACCGTCGTCTCGACCCCGGTGCCGAGCAGCTTCGCGCGGAGCTCGAGCAGGCGGACGGGGGACGACGGTGA
- a CDS encoding methylated-DNA--[protein]-cysteine S-methyltransferase translates to MHTITSTEYDSPIGPILLTFIDEALVRLDVAHDGIDIARADIAQRLGVMPEPDPAAGADLARQLDEYFDGARRTFDVALDWRLVRGFTRAALDASRAIPYGEVASYGEVAVMAGVPRAARAVGTACASSPFSIVVPVHRVVRADGSIGEYGGHPEVKQFLLSLEDETVRSGALRVAG, encoded by the coding sequence ATGCACACGATCACCAGCACCGAATACGACAGCCCGATCGGCCCGATCCTGCTCACCTTCATCGACGAGGCCCTGGTGCGCCTCGACGTCGCCCATGACGGCATCGACATCGCGCGCGCCGACATCGCGCAGCGCCTGGGAGTGATGCCCGAGCCCGACCCCGCCGCGGGTGCCGACCTGGCGCGGCAGCTCGACGAGTACTTCGACGGTGCGCGGCGCACTTTCGACGTCGCGCTGGACTGGCGGCTGGTGCGCGGGTTCACCCGGGCGGCGCTCGACGCGTCGCGCGCGATCCCCTATGGGGAGGTCGCCTCCTACGGTGAGGTCGCCGTCATGGCCGGCGTTCCCCGCGCGGCCCGCGCGGTCGGTACGGCGTGCGCGTCGAGTCCGTTCTCGATCGTCGTGCCCGTGCACCGCGTCGTGCGCGCCGACGGATCGATCGGCGAATACGGGGGGCATCCCGAGGTGAAGCAGTTCTTGCTCTCGCTCGAGGACGAGACGGTGCGGAGCGGGGCCCTTCGGGTCGCGGGATGA
- a CDS encoding solute symporter family protein translates to MNDVLTQLDAAVQTVENNPVLNISIFGAFVAVTLFIVIRASRNSKTAADYYAAGRSFTGPQNGFAIAGDYLSAASFLGIVGAIAINGYDGFLYSIGFLVAWLVALLLVAELMRNTGKFTMADVLSFRLKERPVRMAAAITTLAVCFFYLLAQMAGAGGLVSLLLGITERVGQSIVVAVVGILMIVYVLIGGMKGTTWVQIVKAFLLIGGALVMTVWVLAINGFNLNTLLESAVAASPKGDAVLAPGLQYGKNPWDFISLALALVLGTAGLPHVLMRFYTVPTAKEARRSVVWAIWLIGLFYILTLVLGYGAGALVGSEAILAAPGGVNAAAPLLALALGGPLLLGFISAVAFATILAVVAGLTITAAASFAHDIYANVVKKGDVPPDGEVKVARRTVIVIGVLAILGGIGVQGQNVAFLVALAFAVAASANLPTILFSLFWRKFTTRGAVWSMYGGLGSALVLILLSPVFWGGPTSVFADTGVAIWPLNNPGIVSIPLGFFLGWLGSVTSRTAEDRRKAAEMDVRSLTGFGAEKASNH, encoded by the coding sequence GTGAACGACGTCCTCACTCAACTCGATGCGGCCGTGCAGACGGTCGAGAACAACCCGGTGCTGAACATCTCGATCTTCGGCGCGTTCGTCGCCGTGACGCTGTTCATCGTGATCCGGGCCAGCCGCAACAGCAAGACCGCGGCCGATTACTACGCCGCCGGTCGTTCCTTCACGGGGCCGCAGAACGGCTTCGCGATCGCGGGCGACTACCTGTCGGCGGCGTCGTTCCTCGGCATCGTCGGCGCGATCGCGATCAACGGCTACGACGGCTTCCTGTACTCCATCGGGTTCCTGGTGGCGTGGCTGGTCGCCCTGCTGCTCGTGGCCGAGCTCATGCGCAACACCGGCAAGTTCACGATGGCCGACGTGCTGTCGTTCCGCCTGAAGGAGCGGCCGGTGCGCATGGCCGCCGCCATCACGACCCTCGCGGTGTGCTTCTTCTACCTGCTCGCGCAGATGGCCGGAGCCGGTGGCCTGGTGTCGCTCCTGCTCGGGATCACCGAGCGCGTCGGGCAGTCCATCGTCGTCGCGGTGGTCGGCATCCTGATGATCGTCTACGTGCTCATCGGCGGCATGAAGGGCACGACCTGGGTGCAGATCGTCAAGGCGTTCCTGCTCATCGGCGGCGCGCTCGTGATGACGGTGTGGGTGCTCGCGATCAACGGCTTCAACCTCAACACCCTGCTCGAGAGCGCCGTGGCGGCGTCGCCGAAGGGGGATGCCGTCCTGGCTCCGGGCCTGCAGTACGGCAAGAACCCCTGGGACTTCATCTCGCTCGCCCTCGCCCTGGTGCTCGGCACCGCGGGTCTGCCGCACGTGCTCATGCGCTTCTACACGGTGCCGACCGCCAAGGAGGCGCGTCGCTCGGTGGTCTGGGCGATCTGGCTGATCGGCCTGTTCTACATCCTCACTCTCGTGCTCGGATACGGCGCCGGCGCTCTCGTGGGCTCGGAGGCGATCCTCGCCGCCCCCGGTGGAGTGAACGCCGCGGCACCGCTGCTCGCTCTGGCCCTGGGCGGCCCCCTCCTGCTCGGGTTCATCTCGGCGGTGGCCTTCGCCACGATCCTCGCGGTGGTCGCCGGCCTGACCATCACCGCAGCGGCATCCTTCGCCCACGACATCTACGCCAACGTCGTGAAGAAGGGCGACGTGCCGCCCGACGGCGAGGTCAAGGTGGCCCGGCGCACGGTGATCGTGATCGGCGTGCTCGCGATCCTCGGCGGCATCGGCGTGCAGGGGCAGAACGTGGCCTTCCTGGTCGCGCTCGCCTTCGCCGTGGCGGCATCGGCGAACCTCCCGACCATCCTGTTCTCGCTCTTCTGGCGCAAGTTCACCACGCGGGGCGCGGTATGGAGCATGTATGGCGGTCTGGGATCGGCTCTCGTGCTGATTCTGCTGTCGCCGGTGTTCTGGGGTGGGCCCACGAGCGTGTTCGCCGACACGGGGGTGGCCATCTGGCCGCTGAACAACCCCGGCATCGTGTCCATCCCGCTCGGGTTCTTCCTCGGGTGGCTCGGCTCGGTCACCTCCCGCACCGCGGAGGACCGACGCAAGGCGGCGGAGATGGACGTGCGCTCCCTCACCGGATTCGGGGCGGAGAAGGCCTCGAACCACTGA
- the coaBC gene encoding bifunctional phosphopantothenoylcysteine decarboxylase/phosphopantothenate--cysteine ligase CoaBC, with protein sequence MFVVVGVTGGIAAYKTVGLVRLLVKTGHDVHVVPTDDALRFVGLPTWEALSRNPVTTSVHDDVARVRHVALGQSADLVIVAPATANTLAAMTAGLASDLLGTTLLATTAPVVVAPAMHTEMWRHPATVHNMDVLRARGVHVVGPADGQLTGGDSGPGRMSEPEEILAAALALVERPRDLEGLSVVVSAGGTREPIDPVRYLGNRSSGRQGVAIARAAADRGATVTLVAAHLDADVRPDPRVDVIVAGTADELGRTMDAVAAGADVVVMAAAVADYSVAAVAENKLRKQDSPGGLTLELVENRDIVAGLVARRREGQTIVAFAAETVADDEELRERARAKAVRKGVDLLAANAVGWTQGFETADNALTIVDREGEVVATASGSKDDTAHALLDAIVAARTASAD encoded by the coding sequence ATGTTCGTCGTCGTGGGAGTGACCGGGGGCATCGCCGCCTATAAGACCGTCGGCCTCGTCCGTCTGCTCGTGAAAACCGGGCACGACGTGCACGTCGTCCCCACGGACGACGCCCTGCGTTTCGTCGGCCTGCCGACGTGGGAGGCACTGAGCCGCAACCCCGTCACCACGTCCGTGCACGACGACGTCGCACGGGTGCGACACGTCGCCCTCGGCCAGTCGGCCGATCTCGTGATCGTCGCACCCGCGACCGCGAATACCCTCGCCGCGATGACGGCGGGGCTGGCGTCCGATCTGCTCGGCACGACGCTGCTGGCCACGACCGCCCCGGTCGTCGTGGCTCCCGCGATGCACACCGAGATGTGGCGGCATCCGGCGACCGTGCACAACATGGACGTGCTGCGCGCCCGCGGCGTACACGTGGTCGGTCCCGCCGACGGCCAGCTGACCGGCGGCGACTCGGGTCCCGGACGCATGTCGGAGCCGGAAGAGATCCTCGCCGCGGCGCTCGCCCTGGTGGAGCGTCCTCGCGACCTCGAGGGCCTCTCGGTCGTCGTGAGCGCCGGCGGCACCCGCGAGCCCATCGACCCCGTACGCTACCTCGGCAATCGCTCCAGCGGACGCCAGGGCGTCGCCATCGCGCGGGCGGCCGCCGACCGCGGCGCCACGGTCACTCTCGTCGCCGCGCACCTCGACGCCGACGTGCGGCCCGACCCGCGCGTCGACGTCATCGTCGCGGGCACCGCGGACGAACTCGGACGGACGATGGATGCCGTCGCCGCCGGTGCCGACGTCGTCGTCATGGCCGCAGCGGTCGCCGACTACTCCGTGGCCGCGGTCGCCGAGAACAAGCTGCGCAAGCAGGACTCCCCCGGCGGCCTGACGCTCGAGCTCGTCGAGAACCGCGACATCGTCGCCGGGCTCGTCGCCCGCCGCCGCGAGGGGCAGACGATCGTCGCCTTCGCGGCCGAGACGGTGGCCGACGACGAGGAACTCCGCGAACGAGCTCGCGCGAAGGCGGTGCGCAAAGGCGTCGACCTCCTCGCGGCGAACGCGGTCGGCTGGACGCAGGGCTTCGAGACTGCCGACAACGCCCTCACGATCGTCGACCGAGAGGGCGAGGTCGTGGCCACGGCATCCGGATCCAAGGACGACACCGCCCACGCGCTGCTCGACGCGATCGTCGCGGCGCGGACGGCGTCGGCGGACTGA